The genomic region ATCAACGATATATGAATGAGACTAGGTCTCCAGAATTCTCAAATTTTACGAAGTGATTTTCGTTTGGGTGttctttataataataataataaagctttatttgtatagcacctttcatacacagaatgcagctcaaagtgctttacatttgaagcatgtaacacaataatagtcagtcagtcattatcaatcacttttctttgctgtttatgttatactcagcaacatatcaaaaatatagaaaatgacgtcataagactggcagccttaaccctcttaccccccacaagcacgccatatggcaactgtggcaaggaaaaactcccatattccaggaagaaaccttgagcagaacctgacttaataggggagcccatctgcttctggctggctgcgcctccaatagtagcagatgtagaataatctgaaaatgtagtctacaggataagatgagttaactaaaagctttcctgtacaggtatgttttcagatcttttttaaaatatttactgaactcgcctgcttgatgtacagaggcagggtgttccatagtttggggcataatggataaacgcagcttctccactttgtttgtggagcactttgggtacgattaaaagattagaattggatgatctaagtttcctttgtggttgataagatattaaaagctcagagatatatgaaggtgctatgccattcagagctttgtaagtaattaacataaccttaaaatcaattctataggaaatagggagccagtgcagttcagccaacacaggggtgatgtgttctctcttcttagtcttagttaaaagtctagccacagagttctgtatgagtgccaatttctttagatgttttttgggaagaccagtgaaaagtgcatagAGCTCAGCTTACTTACCCAGTGCTTTCATGTACTCATCAAAGTTCTGGCTGTCAATCAGCTTCCAGGTGGCACAAAATGCATCCATGACGACAGTTCAGTTTTACTCACAGGACGGACGACAATGAACGGATAAGGCAAGAACGCGTGGTGTGTGCTTCAGTCAGTGTTGAGCCGCAGAGTCCAATCTAATTAATACTGTCAAAGAGACGGGGTCAGACGAAGACGGCGTTTGGGCATCCTGATTGGACGATATGAGACCGTGCGTGAAATTGTGATTGGTCCATAAAGATGGCGAGAACGTGGTACTGTACATCAGTAATTTAACATGTTTAATCCCTTAActatctccctcccttccacacacacacacgcacacgcacacatacatgtacacacgcacgcacgcacccagcTATTGTTTGAGCTGAGGTTGCAACATTTTCAGCAATGAATAGATTCTGTTAAGAGCAATGTTGAAAGGATTTGTGGTATAATGAAGATAAAATAGACTTACATGCTCTAAGATTATTTGGGGTTTATCACTCAGTAGTTTAAGATTAAAATAACTGTATACTCAGCAAAGCTGAATACCGTATTATAAAGTGTATGCACGCTAACAACAGGTGTTGCTCTTGGTTTGGCACGCCTAAGCATTAGCAACAGAGCGCAGGGGTCCAGTAGCATCACTTTTCTGTCGCATTACttcaaataggcctacctacaTGAGTGCTACACATGAGTTGCCACTGTTGTTGTACTCATTACATTTAGGCATATTACGTTTAAGTATTTAGAAGTGTCATTTTGTTTTTCCTCACACAattttcccctggggatcaataaagtatctatctatctatctatctatctatctaattgtaAACACTAACAGCTTAGGCCACAGCTAATGGCACCTCGAGCCTAGGAATGTAAAAGCTTTGTGAGGGACACTATTGTGTGGGAGTACAATTCAGAAAAAAATCACCTCATTCTGGGCTCCTTTAGCACATTCAGATAGGGGAACACTTGGAGGGCAAACACCCTGAACAAATACACACCACCATTCATAGAATGCATGGGATGCAAGGACTTTGGAGTGTTATCAAGTCTTTGAATTTACATTGTTTGCTAGGGTATATGCATTGTATAAACCTTTATCCTCCACCTTGAAATATTTGCGTGTTTGAGTTATATCAAGTATCACTGAGTCAGTCACTGAGTCATCTGAATGATTCAGAGAACGTAAAATCACCGAAGTGCCAAGTGTAATATCACACAACTCCACAAGATGTCAGCCAAGAGCTAGAGTCCGAGCGAGAAAAGGACTGTTTCCTTTATCCATTACaagcttcagttccagacatgtttggataggctacattcattTCGGCACTTTCAGAACAACATGTGCTTCACTAATCCAAACTATGAAGGTAGTTTGGATTAGTGGTAGAGGTAGGCAACAATCAGATATTAATCAGTCCATCAGATATTACATCCTCATCAGATTTTAaatcactaaaaaaaaaatcagaatatTTGATCTACTGTTTTAAAAACTGTGTTTACCTCTTGTTGTATAATACCATATAATATTATTACTTTATTAACCTAATCACCTTAGATTACTTTATTAATCTTTATATATTTTATCTTTTAATAAACACCACATCAGAGTACCTTGAGACGGATAAGTGGAAACAGCCGGCACAAACACTTGGCACAAAGATCATACCATTGAGTAAGTCAAGACCCCtcacacagaaaacagaaaCACTGTGTCCACATCAGCCCTCAGCTTGGTTAACGTGACCAAAAGCAGCCCAAATGCAGTCTTTCTAAAAGCAGATGGAGTCCATGCGATGACCCAGGCTGGCCTGGAGTGCACTCTGAGGTGCCACACAAACTCCAACTCCAACATTACGGTTATGAACCACTCCCTTGTTTGTAGAAATTACAGAGCCGGATGACTGTCTGTGGTGGGGTTGCTGGATGAGCTGATGTTTCTACACAGCCTCGGCCTCTTTGCTGTATGTGTTTACTGCTGTTTCCCCAGACATGTTCATCTGCGCTGAACCCTGAAACAAGCTACCAAAACGACTATTTTTGGAGAGCTACCACCATCAGCTTTGTTTTAAGCTCCTGAAAGTTTACCGCTCATCCTTCCACAAACATGACTCAAACATACCACACATTTTCTAAAAATAGTCCCTGGATAGTGTTTATTATCAAAAGCACTTCCATAATAAGTCACATTTCGCCCCAATACTGTGCTGTCCAAACATGGGTTTAGCCTGATGAGACGAAGACTCATTGCGGTATGGAAAAGTCCTGAAACTTTAGTCCCCACTGCTGGTTTCAATTAGTCTCCAGGTCTGAATGGCATGACCGCTGGTTGTAGATCTACAGTCTGGCAGAGAGTGGAGGCAGACCGTGCCAAAGCTGGCGTCCAACCAGCAGGGGCAGCAACAATGCCATGTCACCACTGGCTGTTGTGTCGTATGTGTTTTATCATCAGTCAACAAAGGCCTTTTATCTCAATGTCATACATgtgacatgtactgtatattcatATATTACACAGGATGAACAAATTTATGACTATGTATAAATGTTGTCTACGTTTATGTTTGATGTGGTGAATATGGATTAAGGATCTTggtttttattgatattattattattattaataataataataataataataataataataaaacaaatgaacagTATTTTAAGTTTTATTGAAAGAAATGTTTCAAGGAAAGCAGGACAGTGGGAAACTGTTGAAGTTACTGTTTGTATTGGGGACAAAGCTAGCCAGAAACTAATGACGACTAGCATGGGACCCCTTGGCCTTGGGCCAGTGGGAAGCAGCAGCTACTCATTTGGAATCCGTCCTCAAACACTTATTATGCACCTCAATGGGCTAGAATACAGCCTACTTACAGTGGGaaaagtactttgctcaaatgCATTTGGACGAGTCCAAGAGGAACCTAAACTCTTCCCCATCTGGAACACTCTGAAGGACAGAGGATGTGACCTTGGTCAACATTCTAAATTTAACTCTATCAAAACATCCTctcttatgtttgtgtgaatatgtTACATGTGACCCTATGTGATGCTGTTCTCATCTACTGTACTGTGAACCATCTGCAagcttttgtttttgtcagtTTAAAAAAGACTAACCCAAGGAAACAAAATCCTCTAATATAAACTTGAGTGCAACTATTTAGACAGTCTGTGAGTGGAATATTCTGAGGATTCAGATATTAAAGTGTGTCTAGAGAAACTGAGTAGATTTAAATGGATCTGCAGTCCTCTCCAGAACAGGACTCCTCCCAGTTATCAACAGAAGAAAATCCACTGGACACGACACAGTCATTCTCATGGAACAGTTTGTCATGAAACCTACAAGACTTATTTTATCAGTAGGCCTAAACTTTAAGACTTTCATGGACACATTATTTCTTACATGTTTAAACCTAGTTTATAGACTTCTAATCTactgtttaagtgtttttgttttttatgtttgtttgtctgagcagattttttgtccaaagcgacgaacattaaaattaacagtTTGAAGTGAAGTCATATAGCCTAATTATAAATaccaatattaataataaacaaaacagaatTGAACAGAATGATAACAATAATCATAAATATATACAATCCATGACTCTGTCAGGAGAATTAATTAGTAAGATACAAAGCAAACAGATGTAAATCAAGACAAGATTGTTTATAGACACTTTTTAAAGATCCCAAAACTATCACTAGAATGAAGAGAATTAGGTAAATCATTCTACTGGACCAGCAGTGAACAGAACCAGCTGCATGGGCCAGAAGGTTCTGGAAGCATCACAGAATAAAGAGTCTTGACTGTGACCTCTTAGTGTTGGTGGAAGGCCAATATAGCAGTCGCTCATtagagcagtgtttttcaaccactgtgccggggcacactagtgtgccatgagagatcatcaggtgtgccgcagaaaattacccaaatgtcactcactggtccagaaaagcaactgttgcatcaaagaatttataaccacatgctctcattgattgtatgattgcactatttgtggtatgcaggcattgtacaacggggaccccatatccagtattcacagaatcatcacatatccagttcataacaacaattaaattagatatagtcacctacaaatgaaacagagggcgcttgttttattgagcaggtcttgcatagaagccataataaggccatatctgtgtattatttgaagttttagtctatggtatgtttattttttcttcacacaggatgttagtgtgccatgggatattttaagtgtcaaaagtgtgccgtggcacaaaaaaggttgaaaaacactgcattAGAGGACcgcagtggaggagaggggacgTAGAGCTGGATCATGGAATTAAGATAGCAAGGGGCAGGTCCAGTAAGTGTCCCGTAGGCCAGAGTGAAGGATTTGAATTTATAGGAGGCCAATGAAGACTTAACCTGCAGATGTGtcttctttggctgattgaagatgTGCCGTTTGTATTTTGAATAATTTAACTACACAAGCAGGCAGGCCAGCACATTAtatgcattttttatttttaccctGCATGTCTACTCAAAAGTTTAGGTCGAGACAGAAACCTGAGGTTGGAAAAAATGAGTTTCCACAAGGAGAGCTGAGTCTGACTCTAAAGAAATGAGCAGCATGAGTGGCTTGTGTGGTCTGAAAACCACATTCATACAATGCGCCACATATTTTCCATCTGGGTGCTCTGCTTTACAGTATATGAGACCCACCCTTCGCATACAACTACAGtgtatacacactctctctctctcggtcacacttacacacacacgtgcacacacacacacacacacacacacacacacgtctaatGTTTTCGTCTCTTTTTAATGTTCCATTATGTAATAAATTAGACAGAACCGAGTCAGAAGAATTCTTTTGGTCAGGGGCAAAGTGGAACAGAAAGACTTTGTTTCTTTATACACCCACATATGGCCTTTTGAGCGTTACCCAAACATGTGTTTTCATTTAACGCTGAGAATAAATAGGAAAATCTGAGGGAAGGGGGACTATTTGAATCTCATTACTTCATTTAATTTAAATGATGAAAAGACCTAACTTCATCATTCTCTACGCAAACAATTTGTCACAAATGTTGCATATAAAAGAGTCATGTTTGACaaactttaatttaaataaACACTGCTTCAAAATCTGTTAATCCtttagatcatctgacaaactTGGTGCTTCAAAACGCCATGAACGGCATGTAAGACAGAATGTGATATTTATAGATAACGGTCTATTAACAGCATTCAGACAGACACCTCACTCATGGTAATTCATCCATGAAAACATTTTCTATAAAACAATAAGAAATGTCTAAAACATCAGTGCAAACATTGCTCCTAAAAAAGACGTACCATAAATGCAGGAATTGAAAAGCTATTGGATTGTTAGAACCAAGCTCAGTACTGCACACAGAAACCATTGGCAGGAATCGTTGCAGTACTATTCTTAGAAAACAGCAAGAGCTCTTTGAGGAACAGTTCATCCTTAGAATATATTACAGCTCTAAATTCCAGAAAAGAATGCTCAGCTGAGCTCCAAAACCAAACCAGAAACAAACAAGCCATAAATAACTTCTGTTTGTGTCTTCCATGTATCATCCACCCTCTTAAACTACAACACTCAATAACTTAGAACCATAAAACACTGCATGAAGGATTGTCTCTTCTTGAACAAAAAAAATGGCaaatagaaacaaaacaaaaaacttcAAATGGGACGCAGACCACTTCTATAAATTTAAAGCTATTGACAATAATGGTGTAAATTCTGAACAGAGTCTAAACACAGAGAAAACCATTGGTCTCTTTGCATTTCAAGTCTGAATAACCCAATTGAGTCCCTCTGTCAATTAGGTTGGAATGTAGCTGAAGGATTTTTGGCACATCAAAGTGTAAATCAGCACTGCCTGGTGCCAGAGCAGGGGGCTCCCCAAGGGTGAGCTGAACCCGTTCACATGATAGTCCTCTGATCTCGGGCTAGATGTCGAGATCATCCGGCCTCGCACGACTGCTCGCTCGGCTGCTGGGCCGTGGGTCCAACTGCCTCAGGAGGGCCATGTCCTTGCCCGGGGTCACTTTCTCGGGGTAGTGGAACTCCTGGGTGTGGCAGCAGGGATACGGAGGCACCTTCTGGCCCAGCTGGTTCTGCTCAGTGCTGTAATTGGTCCAGTTCTGAGCGTTGGCCTGTTTGCTATAGCTGTCGCAGGAGTTGTTCTTGTCAGTGGTGTTCAGGTTGTACTCCAGGTTGGACATGGGGGCTGAGCAGTCGTTGTAGTAGACATAACTGGACCGGGGTGGCATCTCGCTCATGCAGGGCTTCAGTTGTCCGCTGTGGTGATGCTGACTAGCGGCCTGTTCCCTGACATGGTCTTTCATCCTCTTAAATATGACATAAAAGAACTCGAAGATGTTAAGGCCCAGGGAGACTAGTGAGACCACCAAcatgaagatgatgaagatggtCTTCTCAGTGGGGCGGGACAGGAAACAGTCCACCTTGTGCGGACAGGGCACCCTTTCACACGTGTAGATGGCAGAGAGGTGGAAACCATAAATGTACCACTGTAACAACAAAAAGGCTACCTCAAAAACAGACTTGAGAATGATGCTCACAATGTAGGTGTAGAGAAGGCCTCCTCTCATTTTAATCTTCCCATGTTCCTCCAGACCATACTTGAACTTCCTCTGCTGAATTTTCTGGAGAGGAGCGTCCACGTTGCCACCTTGGCTCTGAATGGCTCTCAGGTTTTCCTCTTTCTTGAGCAGTTTCTCCTCCTTGTGCATGAGGTAGAGGATGTGGCTGAGGTAGAGGAGCGTTGGCATGGAAACGAAGATTATCTGAAGCACCCAGAAGCGCACATGAGAGATGGGGAATGACTTGTCATAGCACACGTTCTCACAGCCAGGCTGCTGCGTGTTGCATTTGAAGGCAGACTGTTCGTCACCCCACGCTGATTCCACCGCCGTTCCCAGGACCAGTATCCGGAAGATGAAGAGCACGGAGAGCCAGACCTTGCCTCCCGCTGTGGAGTACGCCTGGACCTTGTCAAGCAGTTTTCCTAAAGCACTCCAGTCACCCATTACGAAGACGGTTGCTCTGTACACAGGAAGACGGCTAGATTAAGAGCCTAGTACAGTGAATACGAACCCTCACTGTTTACACTTTATAAGCCCCCAAACATCTTTCAACATCTGTCTACCACATTTAGGCCTCTTATGAAATAAAATGGTCTGCATCTTTCAGGTGTAAGCTCAAAGCTTTGAAATATTACTGGTCATATAGTTTAAAAACTGagctagcctaggctaaacattAGCCTACTTCAAAAGTCTCAACTCAGGAACAGCTGAAGCCCCATGTGCCATCCAGATGTGTGCGCACCAGTCCAGCAGTTATCAAACGAACTAGACCAAATACTTAGAAATAACGATAACAGTGTTGTACATTTAAACAGTGATGAAACGTAATGGAAAACAACATTCCGATGTATTTCCATTTCATATGAAGCTTTTAAGTTAAACATTTCCATCAttttacatatttatgtatacaATGGACATTTACACTGTCACTGTGCTTACTAGGCTACCATCAACTGTTTTAGCCTGTAGAGCACAGTGTAGTTTCTAAGAAACTTTTCTTGCCACTTACCTTGTGTTTAGTCAGTGGTCGCGCTGGAAATTTCCAAACAGAACTTACAGTACAAAAACGTTAGGTGactttaaaaagtaaagttacacatttcCTATAAACTTTCATATTCCCCATTTTCCATCGTTCCCTCTGCCTTCGTCATCTTTCATCTGCCGTTTTTCGTTGGATTCGCCGGAAAAGTTTGAGGTCATCTGATTCCTTATCCAGCCTGCATGACTCCGTGCCTTGATTCATCCCATTTTTTTCTCCTTAAAAGATGTTTAGGAATGCGAGCATCACAAGGGCGATATATCGCCACCTGGCGCAACATTCAGGAAGTATAAAATGAAACCTTTAATGGATGCTGGAAACTGCACTAAAGAAAATGAGGATAAAATTCGATCTGATAAAATTACACCCAAGATTGAGAAAATTAAAttcaaggggaaaaaaaatgtattgatcACTCTTGTTATACTTGGGTATGATACTAGGGCTACATagagtaacttttttttttttaaatctctttatattatattttacttaGCGTTACTACTGAAGTGTGTTTTATATCAATCAAATAAGAGCTGTCTTCCCTTTGGTAGCCTTCCAGCTGTTACAaaaaaatgataatgataattttAATTTTCAATACTGTTCATGATTTTTTCATCCTTATTATCCAGTCTTTTTTAATTACATAATACCAATATACCATAGGTGTGATGGCTCCCCCTTAGAAAGCTCACACGGCTGTTAATGACCAATCTGGGCAGTGTGAAATTCATAGCGTGACAGAGGCCAGTCCTTGACCTCAACCACCAAAAGCACAAGGGAAGCAGCCAGCACATGTTAGAGGAAAAGTTATTTATTCCAATCAGAGATCCTTTTATGTAAACACCTCATGTAGTCACATCTGAAAAGACAGTGATTTCTGGGAAAAggggaagatggagggagataaCAGCGGCTTTGCGTCACTAACATTTTGTATTATGTACAACAACTGGTTAAGTCACACAGACCTGACAATCACAAGAACAATTCCATAAATATCAAGCCCACGGCACTGGTAGTTTCGCACGTAGTCGTTAAGACACTCATATGACCTTCACTCTTGTGTCCTCCAGCAGAAGACTTCACTTCCGGGGTGTCATGGAGGAGCGCAGGGGGATTACTGCTTCCACCCAGTTGTTTGGCTTGGCCAGCATTTGCTCCCAGATTTCAACCTCCTGATTCACAGAGTCCATCCAGTCCACTTGTTTGCCGTAGCTCTCGCCTGCGGCAGAAAAGAATCCATCGATAGATCATGAGGAAGACTTTATTTGTTCGAAAGGGAAACTATGGGGTGTGAAAACCAGAGGGGTTTtgaacacacaggacacacagctAGAGAATCATGTGGAGCAATTTGCAGAAAAAAGGGGATCAAAAGTATCAGATTGCACCTTCAATCATCCTCACCTCACTATCGATCCACAGCCACAACAAGGGATGCCCACACAGAAAAGACGCTTACCTGTTCCTGCGCTGAGTCGCAGCCCGCCGAGGAACTGATTGGAGAGTTTGTGGTGCTCCCACACGGTCAGCTCACAGCAGGCCTCTCGCACCTCGCCCGCCCGGAAGCCGTCAAACACCATGGCGTGGTTGTACACGGGGCTCAGAGACTTCTTCACCACTCTCGTCTTCTGACGACTCTTCTTACTTGTGTCCGGTAACATGTAACTGAAAGAGGAGGAAGGACCAGAAGTGTACCACATCAGGCTTGGTCAGCCAAAAAGGAAATCTACTGTGTCTGTTTGGAGTCCGATTCATTgaattgtatttgtatttgttctaCTTTTGAAATGTATGATTCATTTGAGTATTTTTCAATATAGAAAACATAGGTACATAGTCCTCATACATGTGAAATGAAAAGAATACAGGTATTTATTTTGCAGTGAGGTTCTACACCTTTACACTGAATTTTGTTTTTCCAGATTTCGGAAGCATTTCGGCAAACTTGCATTATGGCAAAATCACTAAAACCAGAAAACTGTTTGACCTTGAAAAGCCAATAAAAGAACCCACCCAAAGAGTTTAGAGGTGGTTCTACATCAACAACTACATATAGCATCACATATGCCAACACTAAAGAGTTTCTAAAAGAGTCACTAAAGAGGAAGAATCTCCCTTACCACTTCACAAAGGAGTCCACACTATTTGACTTAAGCTGACAGAGATCTTTAGCTTCTTTCAACCACACATGGACTTCTCCAGTGTTCTGCTTGGAGCCACCTACAATTACATCAGAGAAGTGAAAAGAACATGCATCACATATCAAGGCTGAGGTAGCAAGTGATCCAAATAGATGGGATTGAAATCACGGGAGAGCACCTGTTGACACTGCAGGTGTATATTTCAGTGCGACAAACAACGTTCCTCGATAGTCCTGAGATTCCTGCCCCTCACCACCCTTCATGTAAAAAAAGACAaaggaaatgacaaaaaaaaagttacagATTGATATAATTTATAGGAAATTATTTACTTAGTGTGACATTCAAGGCCTGAATACTGAACTATAACCTCAAAAGGACTTAATCGCTGTTGTGAGACCATAGCTCCACAGGGCTTGCTCTGTTTACATTGGCCTGTATTTTGTACCAGGTGATGCTCTGTTTACATTGGCCTGTATGTTGTACCAGGTGATGATCTGCTTACCTTGGCCTGTAAATTGTACCAGGTGAGAGCCTCGTGCCCCCAGTCCCACGTCTTCAGGTTAAGCTCCACCTGGCCCAGGAAGACGTTTCTGCCCCTGGAGTCATTGTGCCAGACGGACAGGTGCAACATCTTGTCCATCAGATCTTTCTTCTTAATCTTGTACtgtgaggaaaaaaaacaagaagagTGAAATAAACACGTTATAATGTCCTGTGCAGAAAAAACAAGCCATGTTACGCTATGACTTATCACACTGTGCC from Alosa alosa isolate M-15738 ecotype Scorff River chromosome 1, AALO_Geno_1.1, whole genome shotgun sequence harbors:
- the gja1a gene encoding gap junction alpha-1 protein produces the protein MGDWSALGKLLDKVQAYSTAGGKVWLSVLFIFRILVLGTAVESAWGDEQSAFKCNTQQPGCENVCYDKSFPISHVRFWVLQIIFVSMPTLLYLSHILYLMHKEEKLLKKEENLRAIQSQGGNVDAPLQKIQQRKFKYGLEEHGKIKMRGGLLYTYIVSIILKSVFEVAFLLLQWYIYGFHLSAIYTCERVPCPHKVDCFLSRPTEKTIFIIFMLVVSLVSLGLNIFEFFYVIFKRMKDHVREQAASQHHHSGQLKPCMSEMPPRSSYVYYNDCSAPMSNLEYNLNTTDKNNSCDSYSKQANAQNWTNYSTEQNQLGQKVPPYPCCHTQEFHYPEKVTPGKDMALLRQLDPRPSSRASSRARPDDLDI
- the si:ch211-266g18.6 gene encoding synaptotagmin-like protein 2 isoform X7; the encoded protein is MPSEQASGIKEGGSQSEATKGIIASNAEWEDEGLDSGDDQSSVSSYGSELSGRKSHLSNALSAGRMGSLMSIYSDAGDYGNVLVQGAVEFAMMYSPAEELIIMVEQCQDLAYGSARKQRTDPYVKTYLLPDRFRRTKRKTSIKKNTNSPVYVESLRYKIKKKDLMDKMLHLSVWHNDSRGRNVFLGQVELNLKTWDWGHEALTWYNLQAKGGEGQESQDYRGTLFVALKYTPAVSTGGSKQNTGEVHVWLKEAKDLCQLKSNSVDSFVKCYMLPDTSKKSRQKTRVVKKSLSPVYNHAMVFDGFRAGEVREACCELTVWEHHKLSNQFLGGLRLSAGTGESYGKQVDWMDSVNQEVEIWEQMLAKPNNWVEAVIPLRSSMTPRK